In the Oscillospiraceae bacterium genome, AGAAGAAAAAAGTACTTTAGAGGTATTATGGAATGAGTAATAAATTGGTTGAGCACAAAGAATCAAAAGAAATATTAACTGGAAATCAAAAGAAAATTTTGTTTTGGATTTGTTTCATTATTTTAAGTATAGTTTTCATTACAGTCTGGATAAATATACTTTTGACATCTAAAGCATTTAATACACAAATGGAAGAGATGGTACTGGGAGAAGATTACTATATGGAGGATATTGTGATTACAGGTAAAAGGGCTGAAGATGCCTCGGCTGATACGATATCTCAGAATTATTTCTTCTACTACAACAATGGAAAAGTGAATGATTATCACAAGCGAATGCAAGTACCAGGATTTGTATATTCGGAATATAATGTAGGAGATTCCATAGCTGCATATACCACAGACCATGTTAGTTATTCTTATTACAAGTATGGGATTCTTCCGGATACAGAGTATACAAACAATGAATTAATGAAAGTGGCTGGCGTATTGCTTGGAATAGGAATATTTTTATTGGCTTTGTTTGGGGTATTAAGTAAGAAAATGAATTACAAGAAGTAACCAACTTCCAGTTTGTCGTCTAAAAGTCATCCTATACAAAAGCCGTCGGAGGTTGTGCCTCTGGCGGCTTTCTTTAAAAATCTATCCGTTTTTTCGCCCGCTTCTGGTACAGCACCAGCGCCACTACCAGTGTGGCGGCTTCGCCCAGGGCCAGCGGCCACCAGACGAGGGAGACATTCTCCGGGCCGGTCACCAGCCGGGTCAGCGCCCAGACCGGCGGCAGCACAAACAACACCTGGCGGCACAGCGAGATGACCAGCGACTCTACGCCGCACTCCAATGCCTGGAACACCCCCTGGAATGCGATGCACAGCCCCGCAAACAAGAAGCCCAGCGAGACGATGCGCATGCAGTCCACACACATGGCGTGAGTGGTAGCGGACAGCGAGAACAGCCCTGCCAACGGCTGGGCGAATAATTCCACTCCGGCACAGCCCAGCAGCATCAGCCCGGCCGTGTAACCCAGACCCCAGCGGATGCCCTGCTGTACCCGAGCCCGGCTGCGCAGGCCATAGTTGAACGCCACCACCGGCGTGATGGCATCCCGCACGCCAAAGGCCGCAAAAATAATCAACTGCTGAATTTTATAGTACAGCCCGTAGACTGTCACGGCATTCTGCCCCACATCGGGCATGACGGCCAAAATCAGGTTGAGGGAGTAGGTCATAACGGTGAGCAGCGCTTGCGAAATAATGGCAGGCAGGCCGATGGCATAAATAGAGCGGATAACGTCCCAGCGCGGTTTCCAATAGCGCAGGCTGCTGTCCAGTTCCACATTCAGCTTCAGGTGGAACGCAAGCCCCAGACCCATCGAGGCCAGCTGGCCGATGACCGTTGCCCAGGCTGCGCCCTGTACGCCCATCTGCGGCAGGCCGCACCAGCCGTAGATCAAAAACGGGTCCAGCATAATGTTCACCAAGGCACCGCTGATCTGCGCCACGGTGGACCAGAGAGACCGCCCGGTAGCCTGCAGTGTTTTCTCGTACACCGAGAAGAACACGATGCCGAAGGGGATGCCGCAGCAGATGTGCAGGTAGTCGATAGCCTCGCTTAGCACCTCGCCGCTGATGCTGCCGCCCGCGCTTTGGGAGTTGACGTAAGGCACCACCCCCACCGCCGAGAACAACATAAACACCGCCGAGATGACCAGCGCCAAAAACTGCGCATTGCCCACGGCGGCATCGGCACGGTCCTTGTCGCCCAGGCCCAACAGGCGGGCCAGCAGGGCGTTGGTGCCCACACCGGTGCCGATGGACACCGCCACCATAAACAACTGCACCGGGAAAGCCAGGCTCAAGGCGGTCAGGGCGGTTTCGCCGCCGGTTGCCATGCGGGCCAGGTAGGCGCTGTCCACTACGTTGTAAGCGGCCTGCAGGATCATGGATAAAACGATGGGCAGGCCGATGCGGGCCATCAGTTTGGGTACCGGCTCGACCGCCATCGGGTTTTGGGATTGGTTTTGCTGCATATACGTTCCTCCTGTAAAAAAGCACAAAAAAATAACGAGTGACGCGATAACCGGATTTACGCAGTTACGCCACTCGTTATTGTTTTTATTGTACCAATTTCACCCGGGAAATGCAAAGGTGGTTTTGCACAAAGATTTTTGGGTTCACCAAATGGTTTTTATATTACCGTCCGATGGGTGCGCACTTATTCTTCAGCCACACCTTTTCGTCCTCGGTCAGGCGGGGGCTGAGCATTTCGTACACGTGGGCGTGGTAGTTGTTCAGCCAGGTGATCTGGTCGCGGCTCAGCTCGTCCACCAGTACGGGGGTAGTGTCGATAGGCACCAAGGTCAGCGGGGCAAAGCCCAGCCAATGGCCGTACTGGTTGTCGCCCAGGTCGATGCACTCCAGCTCGTTCTCGATGCGGATGCCTACCTCGTCGGTCTCGTAGATACCCGGCTCGTCGGTGATGGTCATGCCCGGCTTGAAGATGATAGGGTTGTTGGGACGCAGGCTCTGGGGGCCTTCATGCACGCCGGAGATAAAGCCGACGCCGTGGCCGGTGCCGCAGCGGTAGTTGATCTGGTGTGCCCAAACAGGGCCGCGGGCAAAGGTATCCAGCGCAAAGCCGGTGCAGTAATCCAGGAACACCGCGCGGGCCATGTCGATATGGCTCTGCAGCACGTAGGTGTAGTAACGGCGCTCGTTGTCGGTCAGCGGGCCGACGGTGTAAGTACGGGTGATATCGGTAGTGCCGCAGTCATACTGGCCGCCGTTGTCTACCAGCAGGAAGCCCTTCGGATCGATCTTGCTGTTGACGTCGCCCTCAGCATGGTAGTGCATCATGGCAGCGTTGGTGCCATAAGCGGCGATGGTGGAGAAGCTGTCCTCGAAGTAACCGGGCATCTCGGCGCGGCGCTTCTGCAGCATGGTCTCGATGTCCGTCTCGTAAAGGGTCTCGCCGTTGGCCATAGCCTTTTCCAGATCCATCTGGAAGCGGACGACAGCCACACCGTCACGGACATGGCACTCGCGGATATTCTCCAGCTCGGTGGGGTTCTTGATGCCCTTCAGCGCAAAGATGGGGTCGGCACCGGCCACGGTCTTATGGGCAGTCAGGGCGGTGTACAGGTCGTAGTTGGTGGCCTTCTCGTCCACCAGGAACACCTCGTCGGCAGGCAGGGCGTGAACAGCATCCACCAGCTCGTTGTAGCCGCGCACGGTCACACCGCTGGCAGCCAGGGTGGCAGCATCCTCGGCGTTTAGACGGCCGTCGGCCAAAAACAGAGTGCAGGCCTCACGGGTGACCAGGGCGTAAGCCACGGCCAGCGGGGTGCAGGGCAGGTCGCGGGCACGCAGGTTCAGCAGCCAGCCCACGCAGTCCAGGCCGGTGACGGCCAGGGCAGTAGCACCGGCCTTTTCCAGTTCGGCGCGCACCAGGGCGATGCGGTCCGCAGCGGTGGCGCCGGTCTGGGCCGGGGTCAGCAGCTCGCAGGCGGTGTCAGGCAAGGGCTTGCGCTCGCCGGTAGCATCCCAGATGGAGCTGGCTACGTCCTGACTCTTGAGGGCAGCGCCGCTTTTGGCCAGGGCGGCGGCGTATTCCTCGGCCAAAGTGGCGGGCACACAGCTGCCGTCCAGCAGCAGGGTCTCGCCGGCCGTGAAGTTGGCGGTCAGGTACTCGGCCACAGTAGGCACACCGGCAGAACCAGCGTGCATGCACTGGATCTCGGTGCCGGCCAGCTGCTTGTCCGCCTGGACATAGAAACGGCCATCGCACCACAGGGCGCTGGTGTGCTGGTTCACCACCAGGGTGGAGTTCTCGCCGGTAAAGCCGGAGAACCAGGGCAGGGCGTTGTAATAGTCAGGCAGGTACTCACTGCAATGGGGATCACTGGTCATCAGCAGCACACCGTCGGCCCCGGCTGCTTTTGCAGCGGCGCGCAGTGCGGCGATTTTTTCGTTGGTAGTCAAAACGGATCGCTCCTTTTTATTAATGTAGGCTAGGAATATCATACCACTTTCTTAGGAAATAATAAAGAGGGTAGACTTTTTCGCGATAAATTTTCAAAAAATTCAAAAATTTCCGCGCAAAAAGGCCCGAAACCCCTTGACGCGTTTGTTATAATGATATTAGCAGTTAAACACATATATTGCTAACATCTGTGAACATTTGAATAGAGGTAACAATCATGGCAGAAAACAAGACAAAGATCGACATTTTCTCCGGCTTTTTGGGTGCCGGTAAAACCACACTGATCAAAAAGCTGATCCAGGAAGCTTTCAAGGGTGAGAAGATCGTCCTGATCGAGAACGAGTTCGGCGAGATCGGCATCGACGGCGGCTTCATGCGTGAGGCTGGCATCCAGGTCAATGAGCTGAACTCCGGCTGCATCTGCTGCAGCCTGGTGGGAGACTTCCGCGAGGCCCTGAAGAAGGTTGTCGAGACCTACCATCCCGACCGCATCCTCATCGAGCCCTCCGGCGTTGGCAAGCTGTCTGATGTGACCCGCGCCGTTGAGGGCGTGGCCGAGACCCTGCCTGTCGTGCTGAACAGCTTTGTCACTGTGGCCGATGTGAACAAGGTCAAGATGTATATGAAGAACTTTGGCGAGTTCTATGATGACCAGGTCAGCCATGCCTCCTGCATTATCCTGAGCCGCACCGGCAACGCCAGCGAGGAGAAGATCGCCGCCGCTGTCGCCATGCTGGCCGAGAAGAACCCCACCGCTACCATCGTGACCACCGATTGGACCGCCCTGACCGGTGCCCAGATCGTTTCCGTCATGGACGGCAAGCGCGATCTGGTGGCTGAGCTGCTGGCCGAGGCCAAAGCTTCCAACGAGGCCCACGCCGATGAGGACGAGCACGAACACCACCATCATCACCACCATGACGAGGATGGCGACGAGCATGAGTGCTGCCACCATCATCATGACGACGATGATGATGACGACGAGCACGAACACCATCATGAGCATGGCGAGCATTGCTGCCACCATGACCACGACGAACACGATCACGACCATGACGACGATGATGACCATGATGAGCATCATCACGAGCATGGCGAGCATTGCTGCTGCGGCCATCATCACCATCATCATGACCACGACGCCGACGAGATCTTCACCAGCTGGGGCAAAGAGACCGCCCACAAGTACAGCCGCGAGGATCTGGACAGCGCCCTGGAAAAGCTGGACAGTTGCGCTTACGGCATGATCCTGCGCGCCAAGGGCATCGTCGATGGCGGCGACACCTGGTATGAATTCGACATGGTTCCCGGCGAGCATGAGATCCGCGCCTGCGGCCCCGATGTCACCGGCAAGCTGTGCGTCATCGGCTCTGACCTGAAGGAGCACGAGATCGCCGCGTTGTTTCACGTCTGATATTCAAACGCAATTTATCTCCGTGCGGGCAGACCTGCTTTGACCGCATGCTTCACGATTTACCGAAAGGATTTCCACCATGGCAAAACAGATCCCGGTTTACCTGTTTGTTGGTCAGCTGGAAAGCGGCAAGACCAAGTTCATCCAGGAAACGATGGAAGACCCCAACTTCGACTCCGGCGACAAGACACTGCTGCTTGTCTGCGAGGAGGGCGAGTTGGAATATGATCCCTCGCGCTTCGCTTTCGGCGGCGTGCATGTCGCCCAGATCGAGGACAAGAGCGAGCTGACCCCCGAAAACTTGACCGCGCTGGAGAAAAAGTCCGGCTGCGGCCGTGTCATCATTGAGTACAACGGCATGTGGCTGGTGCAGGAACTGTACGACGCCATGCCGGATAACTGGCTGGTGTACCAGTGCCTGGCCACCGCCGACGGCACCACCATCAAGACCTACGCCGGCGACAACGCCATGCGCGGCCTGCTGCTGGACAAGCTGCGCGGCAGCGAGCTGCTGGTGGTCAACCGTGCCGAGGCCGTGAACGACGACGAGAGCCGTCAGCTCATCCACAAGCTGGTGCGCCAGGCCAGCCGCCGCTGCGATATCGCCTATGAGTTCAAGGATGGCAGCGTAGCCTACGATGACATCCCCGATCCGCTGCCCTTCGACATCAATGCCCCGGTCATCGAGATCCCGGAGGAGTTCTTCGGCGTGTGGTACATGGATTGCATGGATGACCCGAAGAAATACGACGGCAAGACGGTGAAATACTTGGCCCAGGTCTGCCAGACCCCGCAGGCCGGCAAGGGTGCCTTTGTGCCCGGCCGCTTCGCCATGACCTGCTGCGTGCAGGACATCCAGTTCGTCGGCATGCCCTGCAAGTACGACGACTATAAGTCGCTGGAGCAGCGCAGCTGGATCACCATCACCGCTAAAATCAACGTGAAGTACCACCCCATCTACAAGGGCCAGACCCCTGATTCCACCGGCCCGGTGCTGACCGCCCTGTCTGTGGAGCCTGCCGAAAAGCCCGCCCAGGATGTGGTCATGTTCAGCTGATTACCTTTACGTTATAATAAGTTTTACCCCCCCCCTGTCTGCGCAGAAACGCGTCCGGCAGGGGGATTTTTGTTGTATATAAAATGTTGCGGGGCTGGTGTTTTGCGTCGAGTTATGCTGTGCTAACCTTGACGTGGCAACCTTGAGGAGGGTTCGTATGAATGTACTGGTCAAAGAGGGCATTTTAGGCGCCATTTTGCTGATCGTGGGCGTGTTTGACCGCCTGTATATTGATTGGTACTGGGTGGGCCGCACCAAAGCGTGGATCATCCCCGGCACCGAGGACCTGATGCCCTGCATGCCGCAAAGCGACAGAGGGGCCCGACGTGTAAGCTGGTGGCATGGCGCAATCGTGCCGGAGGGATTGCAGCCTTACGGTGTAGACCGATTTACAACACAGACGGGACGATCCCTCAGTCAGCCTCGCTGACAGCTCCCTCACAGAGGGAGCCTTTTGCTCGTCACTGTCATAAATCATTCATAATCTATACAATTCATCCCCGGTGATAAAAAACTTATCACCGGGGATTTTTTGCTGATTGTAAGCAGGGCCCCCGCGGGCTATACTATAAGCATCCCAAGCAACAACACCCCAAAAACAACGTAAGCATGAAACCTAAGGAGGTTTTTGTATGTATTATTCCAGCGGTAATTATGAAGCTTTTGCTATCCCCAAAAAGCCCGAAGGCGTCGACGCCAAGTCCGCCTATCTGATTGGCAGCGGCCTGGCTGCACTGTCTGCCGCCTGCTTCCTGGTGCGTGACGGCCAGATGAAGGGTGAGCATGTCCACATTCTGGAAAAAGACCCCATCCCCGGCGGCGCCTGCGATGGCTATAAGTATCAGGACATCGGCTACGTCATGCGCGGCGGCCGTGAAATGGACAACCATTTTGAGTGCATGTGGGACCTGTTCCGCTCCATCCCCTCCATCGAGGACGAGAACTACACCGTGCTGGACGAGTACTACTGGCTGAACAAGGCCGACCCCAACTACAGCCTCTGCCGTGCCACCGTCAACCGCGGCCAGGATGCCCACACCGACGGCAAATTCGGCCTGTCTGACAAGGGCGCTATGGAGATCCTGCAGCTGTTCATGACCCCGGATGAGAAGCTGTACGATAAAAAGATCACCGACTTCTTCGACGATGAGGTGCTGAACACTAATTTCTGGATGTACTGGCGCACGATGTTCGCTTTTGAGAACTGGCACAGCGCCCTGGAGATGAAGCGCTACCTGCAGCGTTATATCCACCATATCGGCGGTCTGCCTGATTTCACAGCCCTGCGCTTTACCCGCTACAACCAGTACGAGTCGATGATCCTGCCCATGGTCAAGTACCTGGAAAGCTTCGGCGTGCAGTTCCACTACAACACCAAGGTTGTCAACGTGGCCTTTGACTGCGCCGGCGGCAAAAAGCAGGCTACCCGCATCGACATCCTGCGCGATGGCCTGGAGGATTGCATCGACCTGACCGAGAATGACCTGGTCTTTATCACCAACGGCGGCTGTGTTGAAAATTCCACCATCGGCAGCCAGAACACCGCCGCCCCCTATCGCCCCGAAATCAAGGAGGGCGGCGGCTGGGACCTGTGGCGCAAGATCGCAGCCCAGGACCCCAGCTTCGGCCATCCGGATAAGTTCTGCTATGACCCCGAACTCTCCAACTGGATGAGCGCCACCATCACCACCCTGGACCAGAAGATCGTGCCCTATATCAAAAAGATCTGCAAGCGCGATCCGTTCAGCGGCAAGGTGGTTACCGGCGGCATTGTTACCGTCAAGGATTCCAGCTGGCTGCTCA is a window encoding:
- a CDS encoding outer membrane insertion C- signal, coding for MAKQIPVYLFVGQLESGKTKFIQETMEDPNFDSGDKTLLLVCEEGELEYDPSRFAFGGVHVAQIEDKSELTPENLTALEKKSGCGRVIIEYNGMWLVQELYDAMPDNWLVYQCLATADGTTIKTYAGDNAMRGLLLDKLRGSELLVVNRAEAVNDDESRQLIHKLVRQASRRCDIAYEFKDGSVAYDDIPDPLPFDINAPVIEIPEEFFGVWYMDCMDDPKKYDGKTVKYLAQVCQTPQAGKGAFVPGRFAMTCCVQDIQFVGMPCKYDDYKSLEQRSWITITAKINVKYHPIYKGQTPDSTGPVLTALSVEPAEKPAQDVVMFS
- a CDS encoding GTP-binding protein → MAENKTKIDIFSGFLGAGKTTLIKKLIQEAFKGEKIVLIENEFGEIGIDGGFMREAGIQVNELNSGCICCSLVGDFREALKKVVETYHPDRILIEPSGVGKLSDVTRAVEGVAETLPVVLNSFVTVADVNKVKMYMKNFGEFYDDQVSHASCIILSRTGNASEEKIAAAVAMLAEKNPTATIVTTDWTALTGAQIVSVMDGKRDLVAELLAEAKASNEAHADEDEHEHHHHHHHDEDGDEHECCHHHHDDDDDDDEHEHHHEHGEHCCHHDHDEHDHDHDDDDDHDEHHHEHGEHCCCGHHHHHHDHDADEIFTSWGKETAHKYSREDLDSALEKLDSCAYGMILRAKGIVDGGDTWYEFDMVPGEHEIRACGPDVTGKLCVIGSDLKEHEIAALFHV
- a CDS encoding M24 family metallopeptidase encodes the protein MTTNEKIAALRAAAKAAGADGVLLMTSDPHCSEYLPDYYNALPWFSGFTGENSTLVVNQHTSALWCDGRFYVQADKQLAGTEIQCMHAGSAGVPTVAEYLTANFTAGETLLLDGSCVPATLAEEYAAALAKSGAALKSQDVASSIWDATGERKPLPDTACELLTPAQTGATAADRIALVRAELEKAGATALAVTGLDCVGWLLNLRARDLPCTPLAVAYALVTREACTLFLADGRLNAEDAATLAASGVTVRGYNELVDAVHALPADEVFLVDEKATNYDLYTALTAHKTVAGADPIFALKGIKNPTELENIRECHVRDGVAVVRFQMDLEKAMANGETLYETDIETMLQKRRAEMPGYFEDSFSTIAAYGTNAAMMHYHAEGDVNSKIDPKGFLLVDNGGQYDCGTTDITRTYTVGPLTDNERRYYTYVLQSHIDMARAVFLDYCTGFALDTFARGPVWAHQINYRCGTGHGVGFISGVHEGPQSLRPNNPIIFKPGMTITDEPGIYETDEVGIRIENELECIDLGDNQYGHWLGFAPLTLVPIDTTPVLVDELSRDQITWLNNYHAHVYEMLSPRLTEDEKVWLKNKCAPIGR
- a CDS encoding MATE family efflux transporter codes for the protein MQQNQSQNPMAVEPVPKLMARIGLPIVLSMILQAAYNVVDSAYLARMATGGETALTALSLAFPVQLFMVAVSIGTGVGTNALLARLLGLGDKDRADAAVGNAQFLALVISAVFMLFSAVGVVPYVNSQSAGGSISGEVLSEAIDYLHICCGIPFGIVFFSVYEKTLQATGRSLWSTVAQISGALVNIMLDPFLIYGWCGLPQMGVQGAAWATVIGQLASMGLGLAFHLKLNVELDSSLRYWKPRWDVIRSIYAIGLPAIISQALLTVMTYSLNLILAVMPDVGQNAVTVYGLYYKIQQLIIFAAFGVRDAITPVVAFNYGLRSRARVQQGIRWGLGYTAGLMLLGCAGVELFAQPLAGLFSLSATTHAMCVDCMRIVSLGFLFAGLCIAFQGVFQALECGVESLVISLCRQVLFVLPPVWALTRLVTGPENVSLVWWPLALGEAATLVVALVLYQKRAKKRIDF
- a CDS encoding oleate hydratase gives rise to the protein MYYSSGNYEAFAIPKKPEGVDAKSAYLIGSGLAALSAACFLVRDGQMKGEHVHILEKDPIPGGACDGYKYQDIGYVMRGGREMDNHFECMWDLFRSIPSIEDENYTVLDEYYWLNKADPNYSLCRATVNRGQDAHTDGKFGLSDKGAMEILQLFMTPDEKLYDKKITDFFDDEVLNTNFWMYWRTMFAFENWHSALEMKRYLQRYIHHIGGLPDFTALRFTRYNQYESMILPMVKYLESFGVQFHYNTKVVNVAFDCAGGKKQATRIDILRDGLEDCIDLTENDLVFITNGGCVENSTIGSQNTAAPYRPEIKEGGGWDLWRKIAAQDPSFGHPDKFCYDPELSNWMSATITTLDQKIVPYIKKICKRDPFSGKVVTGGIVTVKDSSWLLSWTLNRQQQFRDQPKDQLCVWVYGLFSDKPGDFVKKPMRECTGKEICMEWLYHIGVPADQIEELAANSANTVPCMMPYIDAFFMPRAAGDRPDVVPEGAVNFAFLGQFAETERDTIFTTEYSIRTGMEAVYTLLNVDRGVPEVWGSVYDIRCLLDATVKLRDGKKITDMEMPLVGKLALKEALKKIEGTEVEKLLKEYNVI